In one Pirellulales bacterium genomic region, the following are encoded:
- a CDS encoding PQQ-binding-like beta-propeller repeat protein — translation MTGPRRAIVFCFTVVLVATGTARAIDNNWPQFRGPLSLGTSDNPQLPDTWSDTENIAWKTDIAGRGWSSPIVWGNRVFVSTVTNDETLKEKDKKRGLYLGGNRSDAPTTAHEWHVACLDLADGKVLWNEVAHQGIPPESIHLKNTFASETPVTDGERVYVYFGNLGVFCYSLDGKLLWSRTLGAYKTASGWGTGSSPTLHEDRLYIVNDNEDQSFLLAIDTKTGAEMWRTPRPEKSSWSTPYIWQNAKRTEIIVSGSNMVRSYDLDGKPLWELGDMSGNAIPTPVAGADLLYVCSGHVMGHKKPIMAVRPGASGDITLGTNETSNQFIAWCQRKAAPYNPSILLYKDLIYVVTDLGIFSCYDAHTGVAVYEKKRLPNGRAFTASPWAYNDNIFCLNEYGDAFVVKAGREFEILRVNSLGQQMCLATPAVAGDKLLIRTDLSLYAIEKPASSGSDASGTVAADTEKAPKPAP, via the coding sequence CCCGCGCGATCGACAACAATTGGCCGCAATTCCGCGGGCCTCTATCGCTGGGCACCTCGGACAATCCGCAGCTGCCAGATACCTGGAGTGACACGGAAAACATTGCCTGGAAAACAGACATTGCCGGTCGCGGCTGGTCTTCCCCCATCGTGTGGGGCAATCGTGTGTTCGTCAGCACCGTGACGAACGATGAGACGTTAAAGGAGAAAGACAAGAAGCGAGGGCTCTATCTGGGCGGCAATCGTTCAGACGCCCCCACCACCGCTCATGAGTGGCACGTGGCGTGCCTGGATCTTGCCGATGGCAAAGTCTTGTGGAACGAGGTCGCACATCAAGGCATTCCGCCGGAATCGATTCACCTGAAGAACACGTTCGCCTCGGAAACCCCCGTCACCGACGGCGAGCGGGTTTACGTTTATTTTGGCAACCTGGGCGTGTTTTGCTATTCGTTGGACGGAAAGCTTCTTTGGTCGCGCACCCTGGGGGCGTACAAGACGGCTTCTGGCTGGGGGACGGGCAGCTCGCCAACCCTGCACGAGGATCGCTTGTATATCGTCAACGACAACGAGGATCAGTCCTTCCTGCTGGCCATCGATACCAAGACCGGCGCCGAGATGTGGCGCACTCCACGACCCGAAAAGAGTAGCTGGTCGACGCCTTACATCTGGCAGAATGCCAAACGCACCGAGATTATTGTCTCCGGCAGCAACATGGTGCGATCGTACGACCTGGACGGCAAACCACTCTGGGAACTGGGAGACATGTCTGGCAATGCCATCCCCACACCCGTCGCCGGCGCAGATTTGCTTTATGTCTGCTCGGGACACGTGATGGGGCATAAGAAGCCGATCATGGCCGTGCGCCCCGGAGCCAGCGGAGACATCACGCTCGGGACAAATGAAACCTCGAACCAGTTCATCGCCTGGTGCCAGCGGAAAGCAGCGCCCTACAATCCGTCGATCTTGCTCTACAAGGATTTGATCTATGTCGTGACTGACCTGGGCATTTTCTCTTGCTACGACGCCCACACAGGAGTGGCCGTCTATGAGAAGAAGCGGCTTCCCAATGGTCGTGCGTTCACGGCGTCGCCGTGGGCCTACAACGACAACATCTTTTGCCTGAACGAATATGGGGATGCATTTGTCGTCAAGGCGGGCCGTGAGTTCGAGATCCTGAGAGTCAACTCGCTCGGCCAACAGATGTGCCTGGCCACGCCGGCCGTGGCAGGCGACAAGTTGCTGATCCGCACCGATCTGAGCCTGTATGCGATCGAGAAGCCGGCGTCATCGGGCAGTGACGCGTCAGGGACTGTCGCGGCCGACACGGAGAAAGCGCCCAAACCGGCGCCGTGA
- a CDS encoding NAD(P)H-dependent oxidoreductase: protein MSYVPQVLALAGSTREASFNKRLVKIAAAGAQAAGAEVTRIDLRDLELPLYDEDLETRAGLPPGARRLKDLMLSHQGFLISSPEYNSSFSAVLKNAIDWASRPVPGEAPLACFTGKTAAIMSASPGALGGLRGLVHLRAVLGNINVLVIPDQIAVMSAHTAFLEDGKLKDNALQERVAALGAKLVKLLTKLHG from the coding sequence ATGAGTTACGTCCCCCAAGTTCTAGCCCTGGCCGGCAGCACGCGCGAGGCCTCGTTCAACAAGCGGTTGGTGAAAATCGCCGCCGCCGGCGCGCAAGCTGCCGGGGCCGAAGTGACGCGGATCGACCTCCGCGATCTGGAGCTACCGCTGTACGATGAAGACCTGGAAACGCGCGCGGGATTGCCGCCGGGAGCGCGCCGGCTCAAAGACCTGATGCTTTCGCACCAGGGGTTTTTGATCTCCTCGCCGGAATACAACAGTTCGTTTTCCGCCGTGTTGAAAAATGCCATCGACTGGGCTTCGCGCCCGGTACCAGGCGAAGCCCCTTTGGCTTGCTTCACGGGAAAGACGGCCGCGATCATGAGCGCGTCACCCGGGGCGCTGGGGGGCCTGCGCGGCCTGGTTCACCTACGGGCGGTGCTGGGCAATATCAACGTACTTGTCATACCGGACCAGATCGCGGTGATGAGCGCGCACACGGCGTTCCTGGAAGACGGCAAGCTCAAGGACAACGCCCTGCAAGAGCGCGTCGCCGCGCTGGGCGCCAAGCTCGTCAAGCTGCTCACCAAGCTGCACGGGTAG
- a CDS encoding histidine phosphatase family protein: MPSAKIASAANHMLIYCIRHGESCYNAEGRLQGQSDTPLSELGLRQAAAIAVALGNQPIRALFASPLPRARQSAEPLAEALGVPVTADPRLMEIHVGIFQDLLHQEIPDRYPAETAAWRSSDPDYRIPGGESRHDLMVRARAAFEAIRATEHEQVAIVSHGGLLASAFKALLEVPARRNPFPLYNASISQLVWKNEPKILTLNDVEHLRAAGCELLSTRAEFF; the protein is encoded by the coding sequence ATGCCCTCCGCCAAGATCGCGAGCGCCGCCAACCACATGCTCATCTATTGCATTCGTCACGGAGAGAGTTGTTACAACGCTGAGGGGCGTCTGCAGGGGCAATCGGACACGCCCCTGTCGGAGCTTGGCTTACGACAGGCCGCGGCCATCGCGGTGGCGCTTGGCAACCAGCCGATCAGGGCCCTCTTCGCGAGCCCGCTCCCCAGGGCCAGGCAATCTGCCGAGCCACTGGCCGAGGCTCTGGGCGTGCCGGTGACGGCGGATCCTCGGCTAATGGAAATCCATGTCGGCATCTTTCAGGATTTGCTTCATCAGGAAATTCCCGACCGTTATCCGGCAGAGACCGCCGCCTGGCGTTCTTCGGATCCTGACTATCGCATACCTGGCGGCGAAAGCCGCCATGATTTGATGGTCCGTGCACGCGCCGCCTTCGAGGCCATCCGCGCCACCGAGCACGAGCAAGTGGCCATCGTGTCGCACGGCGGGCTGCTGGCCTCGGCATTCAAGGCGCTGCTCGAAGTGCCCGCACGACGCAACCCTTTTCCGCTCTACAACGCGTCGATCAGTCAACTGGTGTGGAAGAACGAGCCGAAGATACTCACGCTCAATGATGTCGAGCACTTGCGCGCGGCCGGCTGCGAGTTGCTCTCGACGCGCGCAGAATTCTTTTAG
- a CDS encoding STAS domain-containing protein, which translates to MIDVAGGWALEVERGPDWLFVRLNAAPEGWWQAPPLAECIWSLLQQHFVYRVVLDCQAIQRFSSPVMSQLVLLRNRIDARGGVIRLCGLSPSNQEAIEHCGLEHFFPHYADREHAVMTNRPPQPR; encoded by the coding sequence ATGATCGACGTTGCTGGCGGATGGGCTCTGGAGGTTGAGCGAGGGCCCGACTGGTTGTTCGTCAGGCTCAACGCGGCGCCCGAAGGTTGGTGGCAGGCTCCGCCCCTGGCCGAATGCATCTGGTCTCTGTTGCAACAACATTTCGTCTATCGAGTGGTGCTGGATTGTCAGGCCATTCAGCGGTTCTCGAGCCCCGTCATGTCGCAACTGGTGTTGCTGCGCAACAGAATTGACGCGCGCGGAGGTGTGATCCGACTGTGCGGATTATCGCCAAGCAATCAAGAGGCGATCGAGCATTGCGGGCTCGAACACTTTTTTCCGCACTATGCCGATCGCGAACATGCGGTCATGACGAATCGACCTCCCCAGCCGCGATAA